In Humulus lupulus chromosome 7, drHumLupu1.1, whole genome shotgun sequence, the following are encoded in one genomic region:
- the LOC133790156 gene encoding uncharacterized protein LOC133790156, protein MRDIVSCFSENAVNVSHPSCSSYSNAAACITPALAPCVRNAVASFHRVVLSDQKQVLVKVTWCRNNSVQGLTVSFGDDPLATMKLNINSRLFRKKKGSKIFDSHGSKIELYWDLSNAKFENGPEPIDGYYIVATFDSEIGVVLGDMAEDFVAKKLKTKNPVAKTSLVSRHEHCSGNTLYSTKAQFSETGVSHEVLIKCSSENERLRHPVLVVSIDKKVVIRVKRLQWNFRGNQTIFVDGLLVDLLWDVHDWFFNPASGYAVFMFRTRSGLDSRLWLEEKLMAQSKDHQEKLEFSLLIYACKTSQ, encoded by the coding sequence atgagagacATTGTATCTTGTTTCAGTGAAAACGCAGTGAATGTGTCACACCCTTCGTGTTCGAGCTACTCAAACGCAGCAGCTTGTATAACACCGGCCTTGGCTCCCTGCGTTCGAAACGCCGTCGCTTCGTTCCACAGAGTCGTTCTCTCCGACCAAAAACAGGTCTTGGTGAAGGTCACATGGTGTCGAAACAACTCCGTACAAGGCTTGACAGTAAGTTTCGGCGACGACCCATTGGCCACCATGAAGCTCAACATAAACTCCCGTTTGTTTCGCAAGAAAAAGGGCAGTAAAATCTTCGACTCACATGGCTCGAAGATCGAGCTCTACTGGGATCTTTCCAACGCCAAGTTCGAAAATGGGCCCGAGCCCATTGACGGGTACTACATCGTGGCCACATTCGACTCGGAGATCGGCGTCGTTTTAGGGGACATGGCCGAGGATTTCGTCGCCAAAAAGCTCAAAACCAAAAACCCAGTTGCCAAAACCTCTCTCGTCTCCCGCCACGAGCACTGCTCCGGCAACACCCTTTACTCGACCAAGGCTCAGTTCTCCGAAACAGGGGTTTCGCACGAGGTTTTGATCAAATGCAGCAGCGAGAACGAGAGGCTGAGACACCCTGTTCTTGTGGTGAGCATAGATAAGAAAGTTGTGATTCGAGTCAAGAGGCTTCAGTGGAATTTCAGAGGGAATCAGACCATTTTCGTTGATGGGTTGTTGGTTGATCTGCTTTGGGATGTCCATGACTGGTTCTTCAACCCAGCTTCTGGCTATGCCGTTTTCATGTTCAGGACCAGAAGTGGATTGGATAGCAGGCTTTGGTTGGAGGAGAAGCTAATGGCTCAGAGTAAAGATCATCAAGAAAAGCTTGAGTTCTCTCTTTTGATCTATGCATGTAAGACTTCACAatga
- the LOC133789161 gene encoding uncharacterized protein LOC133789161 yields MDLKGCPVFLRLYREIFYSCLILSVCEEALEMSPKTLMARSFVFSGASNPLLTRMRGSVPLFARVTQTNQWLGSTTRTFISSSREFHGRAQSGLNFRGGRRKIFTSTPIRAAHVNDAGSIDSPLINSMQIKIKEHLNAESVSVKDAYGDGRHVSIDVVSSAFEGQSAVNRQRMVYKAIWEELQNTVHAVDQMTTKTPKEAGTDQ; encoded by the exons ATGGACCTGAAAGGTTGCCCAGTTTTCCTCCGCCTCTACCGAGAGATTTTCTACTCTTGTCTGATTCTCTCAGTTTGTGAAGAAGCTCTGGAAATGTCGCCTAAGACGTTAATGGCGCGTTCTTTCGTTTTTTCAGGAGCAAGTAATCCATTGTTGACGCGAATGCGTGGATCGGTTCCTTTATTCGCTAGGGTTACACAGACGAATCAATGGTTGGGGAGCACTACCAGGACCTTTATCTCGTCGAGTAGAGAATTCCATGGCCGAGCTCAATCAGGTTTGAATTTTCGTGGTGGTCGTCGGAAGATCTTCACTTCCACTCCTATTCGAGCTGCTCATGTGAATGACGCTGGCTCCATTGACTCCCCACTCATCAACTCCATGCAAATCAAG ATTAAGGAGCATCTGAATGCAGAATCAGTCTCTGTAAAGGATGCTTACGGAGACGGTCGGCACGTCAG CATCGACGTGGTATCTTCAGCCTTTGAGGGGCAATCAGCAGTGAATAGGCAGAGGATGGTGTACAAAGCCATATGGGAGGAGCTTCAAAACACAGTACATGCAGTTGATCAGATGACTACCAAAACCCCAAAAGAAGCAGGAACTGATCAGTGA